The following coding sequences lie in one Lolium perenne isolate Kyuss_39 chromosome 2, Kyuss_2.0, whole genome shotgun sequence genomic window:
- the LOC139836167 gene encoding glutamate receptor 3.1-like, producing the protein MKSALHFWGIFCCLCSYAISKNIDARPDTVSIGALFTFNSTIGRVAKIAMAAAVSDINNDSSVLPGTNLVVQMRDSNCSGFVGIVQALQFMEKDTIAIIGPQSSVLAHVVSHVANELQVPMLSFAATDPTLTPLQFPFFVRTTHSDHFQMASVADIVNYYGWKQVTAIYIDDDYGRNGISSLGDELAKRRSKILYKAAVRPGARRGEMATVLVRVAMMESRVLILHANPDSGIPLLLLARNLGMTSSGYVWIATDWLGSFLDSSPHLDMDIVSAVQGVLTLRQHTENTRKKSMLASKWSALVKRDNVDSRFLINSYGLYAYDTVWTIAHALDAFFSRGGNISFSTYPKLRDIAGGGLQLGAMTVFDEGRLLLERIRQINFSGATGLVKFGSDGNLLRPAYDIVNILGSGSRTIGYWSNYSGLSTASPETLYMKPANRLRENQKLGLVIWPGETVTRPRGWVFPNNGNELRIGVPDRVSFRQFVSADNITDTVRGFCIDVFVAATNLLQYPVPYKFMMFGNGSENPSYTQLINKIQTNEFDAVVGDIAIVTNRTRVVDFTQPYIESGLVVLTSVKKHSSSGWSFLQPFTIRMWGVTGLFFLIIGTVVWLLEHRINDDFRGPPVKQIITVFWFSFSTLFFAHREDTRSTLGRFVIIIWLFVVLIIQSSYTASLTSILTVQQLTSPITGIDSLVASDEPIGFQVGSFAENYLPQELGVSKSRLRALGNPDEYKRALDLGPGNGGVMAIVDERPYIELFLLEHPKFAVVGSEFTKSGWGFAFPRDSPLAVDLSTAILELSENGDLQRIHEKWLNDRMTESQSQTNELDSDSLQVYSFSGLFLICGVACVITLAIHAGVLVHKYWEHTASSQQAVLSSTDGSSRSSRSRLQAFLSFADRREIDTHRASKEKAVALAGVGENSIGGVSAASSTTSVSTSTSC; encoded by the exons ATGAAGTCCGCACTCCATTTTTGGGGCATTTTCTGCTGTCTATGCTCCTATGCAATCAGCAAGAATATCGATGCAAGACCCGACACAGTGAGCATTGGAGCTCTTTTCACATTCAATTCCACCATAGGGAGAGTTGCCAAGATTGCCATGGCTGCTGCTGTCAGTGACATCAACAATGATTCAAGCGTCCTTCCAGGAACAAACCTGGTTGTCCAGATGAGAGATTCCAATTGCAGTGGCTTCGTTGGCATTGTGCAAG CATTGCAATTCATGGAGAAGGATACGATTGCAATCATCGGCCCTCAGTCTTCTGTTCTAGCGCATGTTGTTTCTCATGTTGCAAATGAACTCCAAGTGCCTATGCTGTCCTTTGCTGCAACTGATCCAACTCTCACACCACTTCAATTTCCTTTCTTTGTGAGGACAACCCATAGTGATCATTTTCAAATGGCTTCTGTTGCTGACATAGTCAACTATTATGGGTGGAAGCAAGTCACAGCTATATATATTGATGATGATTATGGAAGAAACGGCATATCGTCCTTAGGTGATGAACTTGCCAAGAGGCGGTCCAAGATCTTGTATAAAGCTGCAGTTAGGCCAGGAGCAAGAAGGGGTGAAATGGCTACTGTGCTGGTCAGGGTTGCAATGATGGAATCTCGAGTACTCATTCTGCATGCAAATCCTGACTCTGGGATTCCACTTCTCTTATTAGCACGCAATCTCGGCATGACATCCAGTGGATATGTGTGGATTGCAACAGATTGGCTTGGATCATTTCTCGATTCATCACCACATCTTGATATGGATATAGTGAGTGCAGTGCAGGGTGTTCTCACATTACGCCAGCACACAGAAAATACCAGAAAGAAGAGCATGCTAGCTTCAAAATGGAGTGCACTGGTGAAGAGGGATAATGTTGACAGCAGGTTCTTGATTAATTCATATGGCTTGTATGCTTACGATACTGTATGGACGATTGCTCATGCGCTGGATGCGTTTTTCAGTAGAGGCGGTAACATTTCATTCTCCACCTACCCCAAACTACGTGATATCGCAGGAGGAGGTTTGCAATTGGGAGCAATGACTGTCTTTGATGAGGGAAGGCTGTTGTTGGAAAGAATCCGCCAAATAAATTTCAGTGGTGCAACTGGCCTTGTAAAATTTGGTTCAGATGGTAATCTTCTCCGGCCTGCGTACGACATTGTTAACATACTAGGGTCCGGTTCGCGGACAATCGGTTACTGGTCCAACTATTCCGGCCTTTCAACAGCATCTCCTGAGACTCTCTACATGAAACCAGCAAACCGTCTTAGGGAAAATCAGAAACTTGGCCTAGTGATCTGGCCAGGTGAGACTGTAACAAGGCCACGTGGATGGGTGTTTCCAAACAATGGAAATGAGCTAAGGATTGGAGTTCCCGATAGGGTGAGTTTCCGTCAATTTGTGTCCGCTGACAATATAACAGATACGGTGCGTGGTTTCTGTATCGATGTGTTTGTTGCTGCAACAAACTTGTTACAATATCCAGTTCCATATAAGTTTATGATGTTTGGGAATGGCAGCGAAAATCCAAGCTATACACAGCTTATCAATAAAATTCAAACAAAT GAATTTGATGCTGTGGTAGGTGATATTGCTATTGTCACAAATCGGACAAGGGTTGTCGACTTCACTCAGCCATATATCGAGTCAGGGCTTGTGGTACTTACCTCTGTTAAGAAGCATAGCTCGAGTGGATGGTCCTTTTTGCAGCCATTCACAATCAGAATGTGGGGCGTCACAGGACTGTTCTTTCTTATCATAGGAACGGTGGTTTGGTTGCTTGAGCACAGAATCAATGATGATTTCCGTGGACCTCCAGTGAAACAGATTATTACTGTATTCTG GTTCAGTTTCTCAACTCTGTTCTTCGCCCACA GAGAGGACACCAGAAGCACCCTGGGTCGCTTCGTGATCATCATATGGCTCTTTGTGGTTCTGATAATACAGTCCAGCTATACTGCCAGCCTGACTTCCATACTCACCGTGCAGCAGCTCACATCTCCAATCACGGGGATCGATAGCTTGGTCGCCAGTGACGAGCCCATTGGTTTCCAAGTTGGCTCCTTCGCagaaaattacctcccgcaagagctCGGTGTCTCAAAGTCAAGGCTTAGAGCGCTCGGTAATCCGGACGAGTATAAGCGAGCACTGGACCTTGGCCCCGGCAATGGAGGCGTCATGGCCATCGTCGACGAGCGCCCATACATTGAGCTTTTCCTGCTTGAGCATCCCAAATTTGCAGTCGTGGGCTCGGAGTTTACCAAAAGCGGCTGGGGCTTC GCGTTCCCGAGGGACTCGCCACTGGCAGTGGATCTATCGACGGCCATCCTGGAGCTGTCGGAGAACGGCGACCTCCAGCGGATCCATGAGAAGTGGCTGAACGATCGGATGACCGAGTCGCAGTCCCAGACCAATGAGTTGGACTCGGACAGTCTGCAGGTGTACAGCTTCTCTGGGCTGTTCCTCATTTGCGGCGTGGCGTGCGTGATCACCCTCGCCATACACGCCGGCGTCCTCGTCCACAAATACTGGGAGCACACCGCGTCCTCGCAGCAGGCGGTGCTGTCGTCCACAGATGGCAGTTCCCGCTCCAGCCGCAGCAGGCTCCAGGCGTTCCTGTCCTTTGCCGACCGACGGGAGATCGACACCCACAGGGCATCCAAAGAGAAGGCAGTGGCGCTGGCAGGAGTAGGAGAAAACTCCATCGGCGGCGTCAGTGCGGCGTCGAGTACTACCAGCGTCAGCACTAGCACGTCTTGCTAG